The following nucleotide sequence is from uncultured Draconibacterium sp..
TAAATATTACGCCAAACGACAACACACCGTCTTGTATATGATTTTATCGATAATTGGATGGGCAGGTGTTTTGTCGGGTCTGGTACATCTATTTCCCAAGGTATTTCTTTAAACGCATACGGTTTTCATCCATTTGAATTAACACCTTATCAGCCTCGGCCAAATCAAGTTCGCCCAATTCGTCAATAGTCATCCATTTAACTTCCTTATGATTGTTCAGTTTCATTTCACCTGAAACCAATGAACAAACAAAAGGAATCAAACGAATGGCTTTAATTTTATAATCGTATTCAACCGATATTAGTGCTTCCACCACTTCAACCGTCAAGTTTAATTCTTCTTTTATTTCACGAGCAATACACTCTTTTTCTGTTTCTCCGGATTTTACTTTTCCCCCGGGGAATTCCCACTGAAAAGAATGATCCGAGCTTTCGTTGTTTTGAGCAATAAGGATTTTTCCGTGATCGATTATTATGGCGCAGGTAACTTGAATCATTCGGTAAAAATAGAAACTTGCGGATTATTTTCTATCTTTTCTGCTCGAAATGAAATCAACCACCGATGACTGAACAAGAAATTTTCGAACATATCGATGCATGGGAAAACATTGAAATTGTTGCC
It contains:
- a CDS encoding (deoxy)nucleoside triphosphate pyrophosphohydrolase, whose protein sequence is MIQVTCAIIIDHGKILIAQNNESSDHSFQWEFPGGKVKSGETEKECIAREIKEELNLTVEVVEALISVEYDYKIKAIRLIPFVCSLVSGEMKLNNHKEVKWMTIDELGELDLAEADKVLIQMDENRMRLKKYLGK